In the Haloferula helveola genome, one interval contains:
- a CDS encoding type II secretion system protein → MKHRFSRRPASSGFTLIELLVVIVIVAALSSLVFVVARRGLEKARAATCASNLRQVGMLMNGYASENFGQYPHGGPPDGWIDRLCVEMVSGYPENGGNAEKQTYFESGGGEIFNCPSDKDGRKNLHKSYLANPRVVGMKTGDGDWLGNGAFSPQRQQALKYPARTFLVIEDWGRNSKLWKGNGLRYEGDIKKDAERPCHGDGRHFLYVDGHVEFMTQDPGAEGDGFDIYYKGE, encoded by the coding sequence ATGAAACACCGATTTTCACGCCGCCCGGCGTCCTCAGGCTTCACGCTCATCGAACTGCTCGTCGTCATCGTGATCGTTGCCGCGCTGTCGTCACTCGTTTTCGTAGTCGCAAGGCGCGGTCTGGAGAAAGCCCGTGCGGCAACCTGCGCATCGAATCTCCGGCAGGTCGGCATGCTGATGAATGGCTACGCGTCGGAGAACTTCGGGCAGTATCCGCACGGTGGGCCTCCCGACGGGTGGATCGATCGGCTCTGCGTCGAGATGGTGTCCGGTTATCCCGAGAATGGAGGCAACGCTGAGAAGCAGACCTATTTCGAAAGCGGCGGCGGGGAGATCTTCAACTGCCCATCCGACAAGGATGGTCGGAAGAATCTCCACAAGAGCTATCTCGCCAATCCACGGGTGGTCGGAATGAAGACCGGCGACGGCGATTGGCTGGGCAACGGCGCCTTCTCTCCGCAACGCCAGCAGGCGCTGAAGTATCCCGCGCGCACCTTCCTCGTTATCGAGGACTGGGGCCGGAACTCGAAACTGTGGAAGGGCAACGGCCTGCGCTACGAGGGTGATATCAAGAAGGATGCCGAGAGACCGTGCCATGGCGATGGGCGGCACTTCCTCTATGTTGACGGTCACGTCGAATTCATGACCCAGGACCCCGGCGCCGAAGGCGACGGCTTCGACATCTATTACAAGGGTGAGTGA